A genome region from Maridesulfovibrio salexigens DSM 2638 includes the following:
- a CDS encoding L-lactate MFS transporter, protein MSDTKVMNRWFAVVGAVLMQLALGAIYAWSVFTPSLIAAGWNKFQTQAVFSIALVSFAISMVWAGKKLAQWGPMKLSFLSALVLGAGYALAGLIGGTSFTALCLFIGLIGGAGIGLGYVVPIAVGMRWFPDKKGFITGLAVAGFGFGAMAWVKLAGAWGNLIGSIGISSTFSVYGVLFCLMIAAGGIFMRFPPEGWAPEGYHPETNADAANDAEEENFSTTEMLRTPQFYLIFATFTFSAAAGLMSIGLMKLYPMEALQASGHSMAEASAIAGTAMAVFFSLANGLGRIIWGTMSDKLGRKRSILLMTAIQGATLLAFTAMAGNAFLLYVGATIIGFNFGGNFALFPTITADTFGTKSVGQNYPYIFLAYGAGGIGGPLLGGVLGDMGNFPLAFTICGVCCLIGAAAIAMVKKPHRSFNASPETTT, encoded by the coding sequence ATGAGTGACACAAAAGTGATGAACAGATGGTTTGCCGTAGTTGGCGCTGTGCTGATGCAATTGGCACTCGGCGCAATCTACGCATGGTCGGTATTCACCCCTTCACTGATTGCGGCTGGATGGAACAAATTCCAGACTCAAGCTGTATTTTCCATCGCGCTGGTCAGTTTCGCCATATCCATGGTCTGGGCAGGTAAGAAACTCGCTCAATGGGGTCCCATGAAACTCTCTTTCCTCAGTGCACTCGTACTGGGAGCGGGTTATGCCCTTGCCGGTCTCATCGGCGGCACAAGCTTTACCGCCCTCTGTCTCTTCATCGGTCTTATCGGCGGTGCCGGAATCGGCCTTGGATACGTAGTTCCCATTGCCGTCGGCATGCGCTGGTTCCCTGATAAAAAAGGATTCATCACCGGTCTGGCCGTAGCCGGATTCGGTTTCGGTGCCATGGCCTGGGTCAAGCTGGCCGGAGCATGGGGTAACCTCATCGGCTCAATCGGAATATCATCCACCTTCTCAGTCTACGGAGTTCTCTTCTGTCTGATGATCGCAGCAGGCGGAATCTTTATGCGCTTTCCCCCGGAAGGCTGGGCACCTGAAGGCTATCACCCTGAAACTAACGCTGATGCAGCAAACGATGCTGAAGAAGAAAATTTCAGCACCACTGAAATGCTCCGCACTCCTCAATTCTATCTCATTTTCGCAACTTTCACCTTCAGCGCGGCAGCTGGACTTATGTCAATCGGACTGATGAAGCTTTACCCCATGGAAGCTTTGCAGGCATCAGGACACAGTATGGCTGAAGCAAGTGCTATTGCCGGAACTGCCATGGCTGTTTTTTTCAGCCTCGCCAACGGACTGGGCCGTATCATCTGGGGAACCATGAGTGATAAGCTGGGACGCAAACGCTCCATCCTGCTCATGACCGCCATTCAGGGTGCAACCCTGCTGGCATTCACAGCCATGGCCGGAAACGCATTCCTGCTTTACGTGGGAGCAACCATCATCGGCTTTAACTTCGGCGGCAACTTTGCCCTCTTCCCCACCATCACAGCTGATACCTTCGGCACTAAGAGCGTGGGACAGAACTATCCGTACATCTTCCTCGCATACGGCGCAGGCGGAATCGGTGGGCCTCTGCTCGGCGGAGTACTCGGTGATATGGGTAACTTCCCGCTGGCGTTCACTATCTGCGGAGTATGCTGTTTAATCGGTGCTGCTGCCATCGCAATGGTCAAGAAGCCCCACAGAAGTTTCAACGCCAGTCCCGAAACAACCACATAA
- a CDS encoding DNA-3-methyladenine glycosylase I, with protein sequence MTNRCQWAQHELEIAYHDNEWGVPLHDDQLHFEFLILEGAQAGLSWLTVLKKRENYRQAFANFDPEIVARFTEDDIERLRQNEGIIRNKLKINSAVRNARAFLDIQKEFGSFDAYIWQFTGGKTIQNKWQTLEEVPAKTAEAEAMSKDLKKRGFNFVGPTICYAYMQATGMVNDHLISCFRHKELLAVG encoded by the coding sequence ATGACAAACCGCTGCCAATGGGCACAACACGAACTCGAAATAGCCTACCACGACAACGAATGGGGAGTTCCCCTGCACGATGACCAACTTCATTTTGAATTCCTCATCCTTGAGGGGGCTCAGGCCGGACTTTCGTGGCTGACTGTTTTAAAAAAGCGCGAGAACTATCGCCAAGCTTTTGCTAATTTCGATCCTGAAATAGTTGCCCGCTTTACTGAGGACGACATTGAACGGTTACGGCAGAATGAAGGAATCATCCGCAACAAGCTCAAGATCAATTCCGCTGTACGCAATGCCCGGGCATTTCTGGATATTCAAAAAGAATTCGGAAGCTTTGATGCTTACATCTGGCAATTCACAGGCGGAAAAACGATCCAGAACAAATGGCAGACGCTGGAAGAAGTTCCCGCCAAAACTGCGGAAGCGGAAGCCATGAGCAAGGATTTAAAGAAAAGAGGCTTCAATTTCGTAGGCCCGACAATCTGCTACGCATACATGCAGGCTACTGGAATGGTTAACGATCATCTTATAAGTTGCTTCCGCCACAAAGAGTTGCTGGCTGTAGGATAA
- a CDS encoding TIGR03960 family B12-binding radical SAM protein, translating to MKKLLPLLPRPTRYLGSEWGSVHKDPAKVKAHIAIGFPDLYEIGMSYLGQKILYEIVNKHDDFYAERVYTPCEETAEIMREHGELLATLESDTPLKDVDALGISLTHELCYTNVLFMLDLAGIPLKSADRDDSCPLVIGGGGACFNAEPVADFFDVIMLGDGEESIIKVMEVIAECKEQGLGRKARLEKLAELPGIYIPEFFDPENPGDFFVEKAVVEDFEPIPFPKEQILPYGQVIHDRLTMEIARGCTRGCRFCQAGIIYRPVRERTPETLTKTLMEGLEETGYEETSFLSLSTGDYSALDTLFAQCFDNCAAEQISISLPSLRVGSLSEPIMERIATIRRTGATLAPEAGSQRMRDVINKGITEEALLKHALMLYENGWQNIKLYFMIGLPTETFEDLDAIVDLCVKVRDVAGKHIKKLNITAAVSPFVPKPHTPFQWERQISLEEIGERLDYMREKFNNQKRIKMKSHIPRMTFLEGIFSRGDRRLGPVIEKAYKKGALYSSWKDHLKLEPYLEAMEEEGLTPEEFTGARDHDARLPWDHLSSGVSKKFLLTELKRGISEKITGDCRYEECRNCGVCNFDGRKSLLEKQAENMDLRPKMVFETRDQTGDVPDFVQTEKPDLGIKGSHFRLWYTKTGTSAYLSQLDLQPVIERAMRRAELPLTFSQGFHPMPRMSFGRALPVGVESLKEWMNIMLRTEIGAQDLVDRLNRQMPMGMKIVGADPLTLSKKQKHPEIEDFTLIFTCSDEEAKEKIERLREYAQSDEYIVSHTTKKKVKEKNIRPMLVKFDEMNERTLKLTFDWTSMYMSPVKMIAAICPGTTLLDFDLTKTDQRFE from the coding sequence TTGAAAAAGTTGCTTCCTCTTTTGCCCCGCCCTACCCGCTATCTGGGTTCGGAATGGGGTTCCGTCCACAAGGACCCCGCTAAGGTCAAGGCTCATATCGCCATTGGTTTCCCGGATCTTTACGAGATCGGCATGTCTTATCTCGGTCAGAAAATCCTCTATGAAATCGTTAACAAGCATGATGATTTCTACGCAGAAAGGGTTTACACCCCCTGTGAGGAAACCGCTGAAATCATGCGCGAACATGGCGAACTGCTGGCCACTCTTGAAAGCGACACTCCGCTGAAAGACGTGGACGCGCTGGGCATCAGCCTGACTCATGAGCTGTGCTACACCAACGTGCTTTTCATGCTGGACCTTGCCGGTATTCCGCTCAAATCTGCGGACCGAGACGATTCCTGTCCGCTGGTCATCGGCGGAGGTGGAGCCTGCTTCAATGCAGAACCTGTTGCAGACTTCTTTGATGTGATCATGCTCGGAGATGGCGAAGAATCCATCATCAAGGTCATGGAAGTTATTGCCGAATGCAAAGAGCAGGGACTGGGACGTAAAGCTCGCCTTGAGAAACTTGCCGAACTTCCCGGCATCTACATTCCTGAATTTTTCGATCCCGAGAATCCCGGAGATTTCTTTGTGGAAAAGGCTGTGGTCGAAGATTTCGAACCCATTCCCTTTCCCAAAGAACAGATTCTTCCGTACGGTCAGGTCATTCATGACCGCCTGACCATGGAAATCGCCCGAGGCTGTACCCGTGGCTGCCGTTTCTGTCAGGCAGGTATCATCTACCGTCCTGTCCGCGAACGCACTCCGGAGACACTGACCAAGACTCTTATGGAAGGTCTGGAAGAAACCGGATACGAGGAAACTTCCTTCCTCTCCCTGAGCACCGGGGATTACTCAGCTCTGGATACACTTTTTGCCCAGTGTTTTGATAACTGTGCAGCTGAGCAGATTTCCATTTCACTGCCTTCCTTGCGTGTCGGTTCTCTTTCCGAACCGATCATGGAACGTATCGCCACCATCCGCCGCACCGGAGCCACCCTTGCTCCCGAGGCCGGAAGCCAGCGCATGCGTGACGTAATCAACAAGGGCATCACAGAAGAAGCCCTGCTGAAACATGCACTCATGCTCTATGAAAACGGCTGGCAGAATATAAAACTCTATTTCATGATCGGCCTGCCCACCGAGACTTTTGAAGACCTCGATGCCATTGTCGATCTTTGTGTCAAGGTTCGCGATGTAGCAGGCAAGCACATCAAAAAACTGAACATCACTGCTGCTGTTTCACCTTTCGTACCCAAGCCGCACACCCCCTTCCAGTGGGAACGTCAGATTTCTCTCGAAGAAATCGGTGAACGCTTGGATTACATGCGCGAAAAATTCAATAACCAGAAGCGCATTAAGATGAAATCGCATATTCCGCGCATGACCTTCCTTGAAGGTATTTTCTCACGCGGTGACCGCAGACTCGGCCCTGTAATCGAGAAGGCGTATAAGAAAGGCGCACTCTATTCCAGCTGGAAAGATCATCTCAAGCTTGAGCCTTATCTTGAAGCCATGGAAGAGGAAGGCCTTACCCCGGAAGAATTCACCGGAGCACGGGACCATGATGCCCGCCTGCCTTGGGATCATCTTTCATCCGGGGTCAGCAAAAAATTCCTGCTCACCGAGCTTAAGCGCGGTATCTCCGAAAAAATCACCGGAGACTGCCGTTACGAAGAATGCCGCAACTGCGGAGTCTGCAACTTTGACGGTCGCAAATCCCTGCTTGAAAAGCAGGCAGAAAATATGGACCTGCGTCCAAAGATGGTTTTTGAAACCCGCGACCAGACCGGAGATGTCCCCGATTTCGTACAGACAGAAAAACCTGACCTCGGCATCAAGGGCAGCCATTTCCGTCTTTGGTATACTAAAACAGGAACCTCAGCCTACCTGTCACAGCTTGACCTTCAGCCTGTGATTGAGCGTGCCATGCGCCGTGCAGAACTGCCGCTGACCTTCTCTCAGGGATTCCACCCCATGCCGCGCATGTCCTTCGGGCGTGCATTGCCTGTTGGTGTAGAAAGCTTGAAAGAATGGATGAACATCATGCTGCGTACCGAAATCGGTGCACAAGATCTGGTGGATCGTCTCAACAGGCAGATGCCCATGGGGATGAAGATTGTCGGAGCTGATCCGCTGACTTTATCCAAAAAACAGAAGCATCCGGAGATAGAAGACTTCACTCTTATCTTCACCTGCTCCGATGAAGAGGCCAAAGAAAAAATCGAACGTCTGCGCGAGTACGCACAGTCGGATGAATACATTGTCTCCCACACCACCAAGAAAAAGGTGAAAGAGAAAAACATCCGTCCCATGCTGGTCAAATTCGATGAAATGAATGAGCGGACTTTAAAACTGACCTTCGACTGGACATCCATGTACATGAGTCCGGTGAAGATGATTGCCGCCATCTGTCCCGGAACAACGCTGCTGGACTTTGACCTGACCAAAACGGATCAACGATTCGAATAG
- a CDS encoding GGDEF domain-containing protein, producing MNDFNTERQSRYLMVVSFTLLPILSLVLITVFVFFHPIFEKMEFIADTIYEEIRPVRVLQKALITSMMGPNDYLLQGKMDNKKLWEQSKDEVNHYFKVLIDNPAYVDEKSKLLYLRQEWNSCMLLGDQIFQLKVVGLVSKRSAELMEEFDLRVETVSEDLDSFASYREEAVSRAYSSIHDLKTKTIIATLGAILLGMISGVFGSIWLARNRKQMIEFVTRDALTGAYNRRALDDALHQLNGDKGSFAALLLDLDNFKSVNDTYGHDAGDLVLKYFVEETQKVLRSNDLFGRYGGEEFLILLYDTKLEHAAALAERIRKSVESNTVYLPSSGAHHSLTVSIGCAASDGSRPSEETVRMADKAMYKAKQSGRNQVVVAE from the coding sequence ATGAATGATTTCAATACCGAAAGGCAATCAAGATATTTGATGGTTGTTTCATTTACTCTGTTACCTATCTTGTCATTGGTTCTGATTACAGTATTTGTGTTTTTTCATCCTATTTTTGAGAAAATGGAGTTTATCGCAGATACTATATATGAAGAAATACGCCCTGTAAGGGTTTTGCAGAAGGCTTTAATAACTTCCATGATGGGGCCCAATGATTATTTACTTCAAGGCAAAATGGATAATAAGAAGCTTTGGGAACAGTCAAAAGATGAGGTTAACCATTATTTCAAAGTCTTGATTGATAATCCTGCATATGTCGATGAAAAAAGTAAGTTGCTCTATCTGAGGCAGGAGTGGAATAGTTGTATGCTCCTTGGAGATCAAATATTTCAGTTAAAAGTAGTTGGACTGGTTTCCAAACGCTCAGCAGAGTTGATGGAGGAATTTGACCTGCGTGTAGAGACTGTTTCTGAGGATCTGGATAGTTTCGCTTCGTATAGGGAAGAAGCTGTGAGCAGGGCTTACAGTTCCATCCATGACCTTAAGACCAAGACAATTATTGCTACATTGGGAGCAATTTTATTGGGTATGATTTCCGGGGTCTTCGGGAGCATCTGGCTCGCAAGAAACAGAAAGCAAATGATCGAATTCGTAACAAGGGATGCCCTTACCGGAGCATATAACAGACGGGCACTGGATGACGCGCTTCATCAGTTGAATGGCGATAAGGGTTCTTTCGCGGCTTTGCTTTTGGATCTTGATAATTTTAAATCAGTTAATGATACATATGGGCATGATGCAGGCGACTTGGTACTAAAATATTTTGTTGAGGAAACGCAAAAAGTGTTGCGTAGCAATGATCTTTTTGGACGGTATGGCGGCGAAGAATTCTTGATATTACTCTATGATACCAAGCTTGAACATGCCGCCGCCCTTGCAGAGCGGATCAGGAAATCCGTTGAATCGAACACGGTTTATTTACCTTCCTCCGGCGCTCATCATTCATTGACTGTCAGCATAGGGTGTGCGGCAAGTGATGGAAGTAGGCCAAGTGAAGAAACTGTCAGGATGGCGGATAAGGCGATGTATAAGGCAAAGCAATCCGGGCGAAATCAGGTTGTTGTTGCCGAGTAG
- a CDS encoding HD-GYP domain-containing protein produces MEKVAKTINRHPEIIILLVIGIITTIAYPLRSYYFVLPYFSEKLLNYSEEEAEKTANYWAMEATRISSSGDLEVDKDIDELMKHAMLKFGLEKVKIFNAAGEIVYSTAPEDIGKLNRHEYFKLIVAKGKNFSKIVTKNQHTLEGRFVSKDLAEIYIPIMDNGKFAGAFELYYDLTLRKEELDNLLINEAVFGSAISFSLLIIIVVVLIRAGRLSYYRDQADEKVRSLNKNLEKLVYEKTQELQVTQEVSIQSLAILAENYDPDTGEHLNRIRNLTYIIASKLREGGPYRPYLTQKDNYVDELALASILHDIGKTSVPVEILSKQGKLTDEEFKIVREHTTVAGTVLNLGNEIFINEFGKDSYLALAADVALYHHEKWDGTGYPLGLCGEEIPLSARIVAIADVYDALRSKRPYKAPWSHEKAMELIKSESGKHFDPVVVDAFLEVEQIFKDDSSKFCPMKF; encoded by the coding sequence ATGGAGAAAGTTGCAAAGACCATAAACAGGCATCCAGAGATAATAATTCTTTTAGTCATCGGAATTATAACTACTATTGCTTACCCTCTCCGAAGTTATTATTTCGTTTTGCCCTATTTTAGCGAGAAACTTCTGAATTATTCCGAAGAAGAGGCCGAAAAAACAGCCAACTATTGGGCAATGGAAGCAACGAGGATATCTTCTTCAGGTGACCTTGAAGTTGATAAAGATATTGATGAGTTAATGAAACATGCAATGCTCAAGTTTGGACTTGAAAAAGTCAAAATATTCAACGCTGCCGGGGAGATTGTATACTCGACCGCGCCAGAGGATATCGGAAAGCTTAACAGGCATGAGTATTTTAAACTGATTGTCGCAAAAGGTAAGAATTTTTCTAAGATTGTAACCAAGAATCAGCATACTCTTGAAGGACGGTTCGTCTCCAAGGATTTGGCGGAAATATATATTCCAATAATGGACAATGGAAAATTTGCCGGAGCTTTTGAGCTTTATTATGATTTAACCTTAAGAAAAGAGGAATTGGATAACCTCTTAATTAATGAGGCTGTTTTTGGTTCTGCAATATCATTCTCATTACTGATAATAATTGTTGTGGTGCTTATTCGAGCTGGCAGGCTTAGCTATTATAGGGATCAAGCTGATGAAAAAGTAAGATCGCTTAATAAAAATCTTGAGAAGCTGGTATATGAAAAAACTCAAGAACTTCAAGTAACACAAGAAGTCTCCATACAATCGCTAGCCATTCTTGCAGAGAATTATGATCCGGATACTGGCGAGCATCTAAACCGTATAAGAAACTTAACATACATTATTGCTTCAAAATTAAGGGAAGGTGGGCCATACAGGCCGTATCTTACTCAAAAAGATAACTACGTGGATGAACTGGCTTTGGCCTCTATCCTACATGACATCGGTAAGACATCTGTTCCTGTTGAAATATTGTCGAAGCAGGGCAAGTTAACGGATGAAGAATTTAAGATTGTAAGGGAGCACACTACAGTAGCGGGGACAGTACTGAACTTGGGAAACGAGATTTTTATCAATGAATTTGGCAAGGATTCTTATCTTGCTTTGGCTGCAGATGTTGCACTCTATCATCATGAAAAATGGGATGGTACAGGGTACCCGTTAGGGTTATGTGGAGAGGAGATTCCACTTTCAGCCCGAATCGTGGCGATTGCAGATGTATATGATGCCTTGCGTAGTAAAAGGCCATACAAAGCCCCTTGGTCACACGAAAAGGCAATGGAATTAATCAAAAGCGAGTCCGGCAAGCATTTTGATCCAGTTGTTGTTGACGCATTTTTAGAAGTTGAACAAATATTTAAGGATGATTCTTCCAAGTTCTGTCCAATGAAGTTTTAA
- a CDS encoding nitroreductase family protein, with product MEFPQILEKRRAVNYFDPNRDVDQKLLEKIIEQAGNAPSSYNLQPWKLKVIRDMDRKTALRALAFDQPKVTEAPVVLIVLADREGWKQEKPTVENVFNDFVASGKMQTEQKEWFSGVTQGLYGRDEMAAQAFANKNTGLFAMSLMYAVTANGLESHPMDGFDLQGVRKEFNIPDHYWIPMLIAIGYLNPGTEIPPKGWRQSYSDIIID from the coding sequence CCGAATCGTGATGTTGACCAAAAACTGCTTGAAAAGATCATTGAACAGGCTGGAAACGCACCATCAAGCTACAATTTGCAGCCGTGGAAACTGAAAGTTATCCGTGACATGGATCGCAAAACGGCTCTTCGTGCACTGGCCTTTGACCAGCCCAAGGTAACCGAGGCTCCGGTAGTCCTCATCGTACTTGCTGACCGTGAAGGCTGGAAGCAGGAAAAACCAACTGTTGAAAATGTTTTCAACGATTTCGTCGCATCAGGGAAAATGCAGACAGAGCAAAAAGAATGGTTTTCCGGTGTAACTCAAGGTTTATACGGGCGTGATGAAATGGCAGCACAGGCCTTTGCCAATAAAAACACCGGACTGTTCGCAATGTCGCTGATGTACGCAGTCACAGCTAACGGTCTTGAATCCCATCCCATGGACGGCTTCGACCTTCAGGGAGTGCGCAAGGAATTCAACATACCGGATCATTATTGGATTCCAATGCTTATTGCCATCGGTTACCTGAACCCCGGAACGGAAATTCCACCCAAGGGCTGGCGGCAATCATATTCGGATATTATTATCGATTAA
- a CDS encoding single-stranded DNA-binding protein, whose protein sequence is MAGSMNKVILIGRLGQDPKLSYTTSGQAFANLSVATDEGYKDRNSGQKVDKTEWHRVVAWRQTAEFVGKYLSKGRLVMVEGKLQTRKWQDQNGQDRYTTEIVANNIQGLDSRQDAGGYQGQQQNGYQQQGGGQYNNQQQGGYQGQPQQQQYNQQPQQQGGGFPDDEDLGPAFPSEASGMDEVPF, encoded by the coding sequence ATGGCAGGAAGCATGAACAAAGTAATATTGATAGGACGTCTCGGGCAGGATCCGAAACTTTCATACACAACCTCCGGTCAGGCCTTTGCCAACCTTTCTGTAGCTACCGATGAAGGCTACAAAGACCGCAATAGCGGCCAGAAAGTTGATAAGACCGAGTGGCACCGTGTTGTTGCATGGCGTCAGACTGCCGAATTCGTAGGCAAATACCTGTCCAAAGGCCGTCTGGTTATGGTTGAAGGTAAATTGCAGACCCGTAAATGGCAGGACCAGAACGGTCAGGACCGTTACACAACTGAAATCGTAGCCAACAACATTCAGGGCCTCGACAGCAGGCAGGATGCAGGCGGATATCAGGGCCAGCAGCAGAATGGATATCAGCAGCAGGGCGGTGGTCAGTACAATAACCAGCAGCAGGGTGGCTACCAGGGCCAGCCCCAGCAGCAACAGTACAACCAACAGCCTCAGCAGCAGGGCGGCGGTTTCCCGGATGATGAAGATCTCGGCCCCGCATTTCCTTCCGAAGCAAGCGGAATGGACGAGGTGCCCTTCTGA